GGGCTAGCCTCAATATTCCAGGAATATTGTTCCAGATAAGTAAATGTATGTTTCATGAAAAAATCAACATTAAAGCAGTCTCAGTAGCCTATAGTCAAACAAATGTTCAATTTGTAATTTCAAGGGCTAATTACCGAAAGGCGATCATCACTTTAAATAACGAATTCTTCATCAAATGAAAGCTAGATTTCGATATAAAAATAATTGAAAAAAACTTTGCAAATTTTGTAATTAATTCTTATATTTGCAAGCTGTAATTATGTACCGAATTGGTAGATTCGGTTGAGAACCAAACTCTCATGATACCCGGAATTGATTGGGAGAGCGGAGAAAAACTGAATAATTGAGGAGATCTAATGAAAACTTTCAGTCAAAGAAAAGAAGATATCGAGAGAAAATGGTATCTTGTTGATGCAGAAGGTCTAACACTAGGTAGAGTTGCTACTAAGATTGCCAGACTACTTATCGGAAAACATAAGCCTACTTACACACCTCACATTGATGGTGGAGATTTTGTTGTAGTTGTTAACAGTGAGAAAATTGTTCTTACTGGTAGTAAAGAAAATCAAAAAACTTATTTCAGTTACTCCGGATACATTGGTGGAGATAAGCATACTTCAGTATCTGAAATGAGAGACAAACACCCTGACAGAATTATTTCTAAAGCTGTAAAGGGAATGCTTCCAAAAAATAAACTTCAGTCTAACAGAATGACTAGACTAAAAGTTTTTGTTGGTCCGGAGCATATCCATCAAGCACAGCAACCAGAAAAATTAAACGTTTAATTAAGAAAAACAGGGTAATTTACTATGAAAATAAACAAACAAGGTCACTATACAGCTACAGGTAGAAGAAAGACTTCTACTGCAAGAGTAAGGCTTATTCCAGGTACTGGTAAAATGTTAGTTAACAAAAGAGAAAGTCTTGAATACTTCAAGAAAAAACTTCTTGTTATGGATTTAGAGCAACCATTGGCTAAAACTGAAACATTATCAAAATACGATGTATTCGTTAATGTTAGAGGTGGCGGACTTTCTGGTCAAGCTGGTGCAACTAGACTTGGTATCGCAAGAGCACTTGTTCTTATCGATGCTGAAAACAAACCTCTTTTGAAAGAAAATGGATTCTTGACAAGAGACTCAAGAATGAAAGAAAGAAAGAAATACGGTATGGCTGGTGCTAGAAAAAGATTCCAGTTCTCTAAACGTTAATACTTTCTTTAAAACTGTAAAAAATTTCGAATTCAGACTGAAGGTTCGGGTGTATGAAGAGATCATACCAGCCTGATGAGTGAAGAATTCGGAAGGGAGATAATCCCAAAACCCGTAAATTTAGGAGATTAAATGGCAAGAGTAACTGCTAATCAGCTTTTGTTAGCCGGTGCACATTTTGGTCACTTGGCTAAAAGATGGAACCCAAAAATGAGACAATACATTTTTGCTAAGAAAAAAGGTATCCATATTCTTGATCTTAAAAAAACTGTTGTTAAACTTGAAGAAGCTTGCAACGAAGCTATGAGAATTGTAAGCAAGAGAGGTAAAATTCTTTTTGTTGGTACAAAAGCACAAGCAAAAGATCTTTTAAGATCTGAAGCTGAAAGATGCGGAATGAACTACGTAACTGAAAGATGGTTGGGTGGTTTCCTTACTAATTTCCAAACTATCAGAAAATCTGTTAGAACAATGGAAGAGATCGAGAAAAAAGCTGTTGATGGCACTTACGACAAATTATCAAAAAAAGAGATAATTGTTGTTGAAAAAGACAAAGAAAAATTACAGAGAATTCTTGAAGGTGTAAGAACAATGAAAATGCTTCCTAATGCTCTTTTTGTTGTTGACACTGTTAAAGAACATATCGCTATAAAAGAAGCTAAAAAACTTGGTATTCCTATTATCGCTTTAGTAGATACCAATTCTGACCCGGATGATGTTGATTTCCCTATTCCGGCAAATGATGATGCTTTTAAATCAATCGGACTAATTACAAAAATCTTCAGTGATGCAATAGTTGAAGCTAGTCAGGTTGCTAAGATTGTTCAGCAGGATGAAAAAGAAGAAGCAGTTGAAGACAGAAAGCCTAAGAGAAGAGT
This Candidatus Delongbacteria bacterium DNA region includes the following protein-coding sequences:
- the rpsB gene encoding 30S ribosomal protein S2, encoding MARVTANQLLLAGAHFGHLAKRWNPKMRQYIFAKKKGIHILDLKKTVVKLEEACNEAMRIVSKRGKILFVGTKAQAKDLLRSEAERCGMNYVTERWLGGFLTNFQTIRKSVRTMEEIEKKAVDGTYDKLSKKEIIVVEKDKEKLQRILEGVRTMKMLPNALFVVDTVKEHIAIKEAKKLGIPIIALVDTNSDPDDVDFPIPANDDAFKSIGLITKIFSDAIVEASQVAKIVQQDEKEEAVEDRKPKRRVPKRPVRKDDDSVDTESDNHEEQ
- the rpsI gene encoding 30S ribosomal protein S9, producing MKINKQGHYTATGRRKTSTARVRLIPGTGKMLVNKRESLEYFKKKLLVMDLEQPLAKTETLSKYDVFVNVRGGGLSGQAGATRLGIARALVLIDAENKPLLKENGFLTRDSRMKERKKYGMAGARKRFQFSKR
- the rplM gene encoding 50S ribosomal protein L13; this encodes MKTFSQRKEDIERKWYLVDAEGLTLGRVATKIARLLIGKHKPTYTPHIDGGDFVVVVNSEKIVLTGSKENQKTYFSYSGYIGGDKHTSVSEMRDKHPDRIISKAVKGMLPKNKLQSNRMTRLKVFVGPEHIHQAQQPEKLNV